One Danio aesculapii chromosome 11, fDanAes4.1, whole genome shotgun sequence genomic region harbors:
- the her2 gene encoding hairy-related 2 yields MAPTVCKATHTGKEKTKLRKPAVEKMRRDRINKCIEQLKSLLKTELKACQPCSKLEKADILEMAVIYLKDTADAHARSSSEAHAQSYADGYSRCIEETARFLSAHKQTKPKNSKAVDSCQITSESAEHALWRPW; encoded by the exons ATGGCACCAACTGTCTGCAAAGCCACTCACACAGGAAAAGAAAAAACGAAA CTGAGGAAACCGGCAGTGGAGAAGATGCGCAGAGATCGCATTAACAAATGCATCGAGCAGCTTAAAAGCCTACTAAAAACCGAGCTGAAGGCATGTCAGCCCTGTTCTAAACTAGAAAAAGCTGATATCTTGGAGATGGCTGTTATTTACCTGAAGGACACCGCGGATGCGCATGCGCGGAGCTCCTCGGAAGCGCATGCGCAGAGCTACGCGGACGGATATTCAAGATGCATTGAGGAAACGGCGCGATTTCTGTCAGCTCACAAACAAACCAAACCGAAAAACTCTAAAGCTGTTGACAGCTGTCAGATCACGTCAGAAAGCGCAGAGCATGCGCTTTGGAGACCCTGGTGA